Proteins from one Hyperolius riggenbachi isolate aHypRig1 chromosome 2, aHypRig1.pri, whole genome shotgun sequence genomic window:
- the LOC137545032 gene encoding E3 SUMO-protein ligase ZBED1-like, with translation MLPEEDFHQPQIMQAEAAEMQPAESRNMQDADPKMHRRSNMQEVEIELHKSMQATEPQQTAERILLHPPNKKVKSAAWEHFGYPKNDRGFVMEDGFPVCRNCGRKVAAKGGNTSNMFAHLREHHPSVSHSLQHSKDEAKKTEYSSTVQPTVMQSFIKGTKLDPKSKQAKDLNRAVAYFIAKDMMPLRLVEKPGFLHLMKKAIPLYKVPSRTYFSSNEIPRMYKEVRSSVEQQLKEAMWYAVTTDLWTSSSGGGEPFISFTVHYLSSDWKLICHCLETLFFPEDHTAEHISEMFDNILQDWNLPKESLCGITTDNASNMIEFPCFWLTCFGLNLNLAINKVLKMQRVESAVRACRHLVQAFSRSWKKKRDLKKKQSDLELPEHALIHDVVTRWGSTFEMISRFLEQQQAVCAVLAIDRGTWHLMPKDSDIATLENVNKILQPLHELTDALASEKRVTLSSLTPILEHIGNEILKEQTEDSILTSQMKTIMREDLLEGRYTESMQRVLHISCLLDPRFKRSFCKNLDDTVEACIEEAENLAPMSHSLEESTPVNEGAEGTESRSTTSSTSTTTTTKKEKGLSGLLQRITSSRQNKATLGNENIHEKVLSEVSMYISLPTISSDADPLSWWKMHRQEMPRLANVARKYLCIPATSVPSERFFSTSGHILSPQWSRMSPETLNMLTFLHHNLA, from the exons ATGCTACCTGAGGAGGATTTCCACCAGCCACAGATCATGCAGGCTGAGGCAGCAGAGATGCAGCCAGCTGAGTCAAGAAATATGCAGGATGCTGATCCTAAGATGCACAGAAGAAGTAATATGCAGGAAGTGGAAATTGAGCTACACAAAAGCATGCAGGCAACAGAGCCACAGCAAACGGCAGAAAGAATCCTGCTCCATCCACCAAATAAAAAAGTCAAATCTGCAGCATGGGAACATTTTGGATATCCCAAAAACGACCGTGGCTTTGTCATGGAGGACGGATTTCCAGTATGTCGCAATTGTGGGCGAAAAGTGGCTGCCAAAGGAGGAAACACCTCGAACATGTTTGCTCATCTCCGAGAACACCATCCCTCTGTGTCTCACTCTCTACAACATAGCAAG GATGAAGCTAAGAAAACTGAATATTCCAGCACTGTTCAACCAACTGTCATGCAGTCATTTATAAAGGGAACAAAATTAGACCCCAAGTCTAAACAAGCCAAAGATTTGAACCGTGCTGTGGCATACTTCATTGCCAAGGACATGATGCCCTTAAGATTAGTGGAAAAACCTGGCTTTCTACACCTGATGAAAAAGGCCATCCCACTGTACAAGGTGCCATCAAGAACATACTTTTCCAGTAATGAAATACCTCGCATGTACAAAGAAGTGAGATCCAGTGTTGAACAACAGCTGAAGGAAGCTATGTGGTATGCAGTCACCACAGACCTGTGGACCAGTAGCAGCGGAGGAGGGGAACCATTCATTAGTTTTACAGTCCACTACCTCTCTTCAGATTGGAAACTGATATGTCATTGCTTGGAAACTCTCTTTTTTCCAGAAGACCACACTGCAGAACACATCTCTGAAATGTTTGACAACATTCTCCAAGATTGGAATCTTCCAAAGGAAAGCCTGTGTGGAATTACTACAGACAACGCGTCAAATATGATAGAGTTCCCTTGTTTTTGGCTCACATGTTTTGGACTTAATTTAAATTTGGCCATTAACAAAGTCTTGAAAATGCAAAGGGTAGAATCAGCTGTCAGAGCCTGCCGACATTTAGTACAGGCTTTTTCTAGGAGTTGGAAAAAGaaaagagatttaaaaaagaaacagtCAGACCTGGAACTTCCTGAGCATGCCCTAATCCATGATGTGGTAACAAGGTGGGGATCTACATTTGAGATGATCTCCAGGTTCCTGGAACAGCAACAGGCTGTCTGCGCAGTGCTGGCCATTGACCGAGGTACATGGCACCTCATGCCAAAAGACAGCGACATTGCCACTCTTGAGAATGTCAACAAGATTCTTCAACCACTTCATGAGCTCACTGATGCCCTTGCCTCTGAGAAACGGGTCACACTGTCCTCACTCACACCAATACTTGAGCACATTGGCAATGAAATCCTTAAGGAGCAAACTGAAGACAGCATACTTACCTCACAGATGAAGACTATAATGAGGGAAGACTTGCTAGAAGGAAGATACACAGAGTCAATGCAACGTGTGTTGCACATCTCCTGCTTACTAGATCCGCGATTTAAGAGAAGCTTTTGTAAAAACCTGGATGACACAGTTGAGGCATGTATTGAAGAAGCTGAGAATCTTGCACCAATGTCACACTCACTAGAAGAATCCACTCCAGTAAATGAAGGAGCAGAGGGAACAGAAAGCCGTAGCACTACCAGTAGTAccagtaccaccaccaccactaagaAAGAGAAGGGTCTATCTGGGTTGCTACAGCGAATCACATCATCCCGGCAGAACAAGGCAACATTAGGAAATGAAAACATTCATGAAAAAGTGCTGTCCGAAGTGTCCATGTACATATCTCTTCCTACTATCAGCAGTGACGCTGACCCTCTTTCTTGGTGGAAAATGCATAGGCAAGAAATGCCTCGTCTGGCAAATGTGGCAAGAAAGTATCTCTGCATACCTGCAACAAGCGTGCCTTCAGAGAGATTCTTTAGTACCAGCGGACATATCCTGTCTCCTCAGTGGTCAAGGATGAGCCCTGAAACTCTCAACATGCTTACATTTCTTCACCATAACCTGGCCTAA